The Nicotiana tabacum cultivar K326 chromosome 5, ASM71507v2, whole genome shotgun sequence sequence AACTATTAAGAACGTCACGTGGGATATCAACCTATGACCTAAAGCAATTTCTGAACCCCTTTTGCCACTTCACTAGAATTTTCTTTAAGTCTAGGGGATTCAACCGTTTAAATATAACAAAAAGATAGGGTTTTGCCCTATTTGCATAGTGTAGTTTTCCGACAAAAGGGATTTAATTGAACCCTCTTTCTTCAACTTAGCTCCACTATCCACAACTGTCTGGCAAAAGATTGAGCGCCCATCGCCAGAAAATTATACAGTGTGTATAGGTCAAACATTACTTTTTATACACATATATTAAATCTTGAACATCTTCCTGGATCTTAAAACCCGTTCATTCCAATACGAAGTAATTTGTAGCAAATTTCACATAAGTTTCTATTAAGACTAAAAGATCAaagaaaaagggggggggggggatatctCCCCTTTAGAATGATGGCAGAAATATATGAAGGGTTTTTTTCCAGGGAAAAAGAAGAATTAATTGCCCTCATCCCCAAAAAAGCTAATTGGGTTGGCTTAAAAATTCTCTATATCCATTCCTTAAGACCCATAGTacattaattaaaataatataagGCAAATTAGATTCTACAAATCTTACACTTACTTCTGCTGGGATTGAACCCAGTTCGAGGAGGTGGGGTTGTTGCTGGATCTGATGGTTGTGATGAAGGAATAGGAATTGGATCAGACGGTGGAGGCTGTGGCTTTGGCTGTGACTCTGGGGGATCAGAAGGAGGAAGAAGAGAAGATGGGTTCTCAAGTTGTTCAACCATATTGTAAGAGATGAGGGTTCTGTCTCTGTCTCTGCAAGTAAGTAGTAACTTTTGTAGGAGACGAGCCTTTTTAGGCTATGGTATTGTGAACCCATCTTGCCCACCAGCTCTCTTTGTTCTACTGTTGATTTGCAGGTAAAATATGTGAAGTAGATGTTGGTGGAATAGCAAAAAAGAAATTCTTACCAGCATCTGGAgtaatatttataataaaaccaaataatttaatatttcaatttaaaaatttaatttatgttatgaaataaagactataaagtaaataaatcaaaaacaagtatatagaaataatgatatattttttaacttcaaactgtGTTATACTAAAATTTTCTCTATTTgcagaagaaaggaagttgatgCGTAAGATGTTGTATAAGTTGCTTGTAAATTGCTAccgtaagctgctgtgtaagttgtTTGTAAGCTCCTACcgtaagctgttgtgtaagcagcttacaagcagctataGATAATTTTCGAAAGGAAGTAATACTTATCCACAACATAATATCGAAATGATAAGCTTCTTTAGGAGGCtaatttccaatagagtactaaatagataaacatatttacggcggagtccaatatggataagcttcttcgtgaagcttatttacaacaaagtactaaataaacatccacaatataacaacaacaatataataccCAATGTAGTCCACAaatagggtctggggaggatagagtgtacgcagatcttacccccgACTTTAAAAAGACAAAAAGGCTGTTTTcggtagaccctcggcttagGAAGGGGAGAGGGGAGGGGAAATAACAAGCAAACCGATCTGACATCCaaagcaaaaatacaaaactagcaAAAGGTAATGCAATCAAAAAACCGAAACACAAGACAACATCAAGTAGTAACCGAAGACTAGGGGTACGAAAAATAACACGAAAGGCACCAAGTGGTGTGTCAAAGCTACTgctacaaacaaggacaacactCGACTACCTAACCCTTTACCTTTATTCTCAACCTCAACACCTTCCTATCCATGGTCATGTCCTCAATGAGATGGAGCAATGTCATATCTTGCCTAATCACATccccccaatacttcttcggcctGCCTCTACCTCTACGTTAGTCCTCCAATGCCAGCTTCTCACACGTCCTCACTAGAGCATTAGTGTTTttcctcttcacatgcccaaaTCATCTTAGTCTCtcctcccgcatcttgtcatccgtAGGGGCCACACCCAACTTGTCTTGGATAACTTCATTTCTAGGTTTATCTAACCTGGTATATCAAATattcacctcaacatcctcatctcctccaccttcatcttctggatatgggaCGTCTTGACCAGCCAACACTCCGcctcatacaacatagtcggccTGACCACAATATAATATATTGATAACACTCCCCCGtagatgttcattaaaagataatgtgcctcattaaaatctAACTAGGAAAAATCCGgtggaaaaaatcctagtgaaggaaaaagagtacacatatttagtagtagttgcctcattaaaaaccttataagaaaaaaCCTATGGAAAAAACCttaataagggaaaaagagtacaacgcgtttTTACTTCCCCTGACGAaaatcttatttcaaatatttgagtctttGAATTCCattcttgtataccatcttctcaaaagttgaagttcgCAAATATTTGGTGATAAATctgtcggattgtcacttgaacggatttccTGCACATCGATATTACCATTCTTCTGATAATCATGTGTgaagaataattttggtgaaatatatttctattttcttttatgaatcctcccttcaattgggctatgcatgcaatactgtcttcatataaaattgtgggtcttttatcacattccaaactaTATTTTTCTCGAATGAAATGAATCGCTGAACAACCATACGCATTCcatacttgcttcatgaatagctattatctcagcatgatttgaagaagtagtaacaatagattgctttgtggagcgccatgatatgataatACCTACACATGTGAACACGTAATcagtttgagatcgagctttatggggatcataTAAAAAACCTACATCTACATAACCAACCcgatctgcactacctttgttagcataaaacaaacctaTATCAAGATTGCcttttaaatattgcaatatatACTTAATCTCATTCTAATGTTTTcttgtaggagaagagctatatctttcTAGTAACTTAACAAAAAATGCAATGTCAAGCCTTATAGCATTAGCAaaatacataagtgcaccaattgcactaagatagggTATTTCAGAACTAAGGAAATCCTCATCTTCTTCGGGAGGTTGGAATGGATCCTTATTTACTTCAAGTAATCGAACAACCGTTAGCGCACTTTGTCCATGGAAAAGCATTTTAAGATCTTTTCTGTATAGGTAAATTGATAGATAAAGATTATGTCttctaaatgttcaatttgcagaccaagacaaagttgtctttccaagatctttcatctcaaattctttcttaagatattcaattgccttttagAGATCTTTTAGAGTTATTATAAGATTTATATCATCAAAATAAACAATGAGTATAATGTAATTTGATGTTGATTTTTTATAAGAACACGTGGATaaatgacatcatttatataaccgaCATTAATCAAATATTCATTGAGGCGATTATATCACATGCAACCTAATTGTTTTAAACTGTATAAACATTTTAGTAAtctgatcgagtacatttctcgagACTTTGGACTATATGCTTCAACCATTTTGAATCCTTCGgaaattttcatataaattttgaaaAGCTATATCAATAGTCTCTAACTATATCTATTATCGTCTTAAATGACATGACATCTTCTGGTGGGTGGACTACTAGTCCTGTGATaatccggccagtcgtctcatgagttactgctccattttccctattttttatttcattatgCTTTGTTCATCCGTATTTTGTGGTATCAGATTGGTCAGATCGAATccgaaatgattttggtaagatttgagacacttagtctcttttaaggaagtttaagttggaaaagtcaatcggatgttgacttatgtgttagagggctcggatgtgagttccgatggtttggttagcttcgggaggtgatttgtgacttaagagcatgatcgaaatgaattttggaggtacgtagtcgatttaggcttgaattggcgaagtcgatattttggcgaatttcggttggtagacgagattttgatataggggtcggaatggaattccaagagttgcagtagttccgttgagTGATTTAGGatatgtgtgcaaattttcaggtcgttcggatgtggtttggttgagtttttgatcaaaagcgaaatttagaagattttagaaagtttggcttgaatccgatgtgttttgggtggtttgatgttgtttggggtgttttgatgattgaaacaagtttgaataatgtattAAGATATgcttgtgcttttggttgaggtcccgagggccttggggtgacttgggtggttaacggagaagttgagATGTTATTTCAGTTGCTgaaattgctgcttctggtgttttcgcacatgcggtttggggaccgcaggtgcagcgcCGCATGTGCGAGAGAGTGGCCACAAAAGCAAATTATGGGGAATTTTCAGGGATCGCAAAAGCGGCTAAGAGGACCGCATCtgtggagccgcaaatgcggatGGATGATTGCAGATGCGGATGTGGTcggttaagtgatttccgcagaagcagaataatgaccgcaaatgcggtaccgcagatacggttgaaggaccgcagatgcgaaaaggcctgggcagaacatataggttatttcatttcgcgaatttgagttatttcgccatttttgacttcggcttgagagctttttgggcgatttgagagagggatttcaagagaacttcattgaggtaaggaattcggacctaaaactcgttcctatgctattatttcatggattagagctagaaattttggaaatcaaaggttaaaattggggaaactagggcttggaaacttaggcctttaattatagatttgaaggaccatttggggtcggatttgagaacttttgatatgtatgaactcgtgaggagataaggaacctatttatgtaaaaattattgaattccgagacgtggttttgggggtcgggttttgtaatttggggatttgtgccctttattgattgttttcgcttgagcttcgttcctttagcatattttgatatcctcgttttgattttggatagattcgacgcgcgtggaggccgattcgaggggcaaaggcgtcgcgagatAGAGATTTAGcctgttcgaggtgagtaatgatt is a genomic window containing:
- the LOC107800346 gene encoding uncharacterized protein LOC107800346 isoform X3, producing MVEQLENPSSLLPPSDPPESQPKPQPPPSDPIPIPSSQPSDPATTPPPRTGFNPSRSKLIGIIRRKAMIKDLAAIYHAECLAYCQELLELQKKVEEKIQGEKR
- the LOC107800346 gene encoding uncharacterized protein LOC107800346 isoform X4, producing the protein MVEQLENPSSLLPPSDPPESQPKPQPPPSDPIPIPSSQPSDPATTPPPRTGFNPSRMIGIIRRKAMIKDLAAIYHAECLAYCQELLELQKKVEEKIQGEKR